The following proteins come from a genomic window of Sorghum bicolor cultivar BTx623 chromosome 3, Sorghum_bicolor_NCBIv3, whole genome shotgun sequence:
- the LOC8056531 gene encoding transcriptional corepressor LEUNIG isoform X1 codes for MAQNVWEADKIRLDSYIYDYLLKRNLQNTAKAFLAESNVPSAPVCECCAIDAPGGFLFEWWSVFWDIFIARTNEKHSDSAASYLESIKAREQQQQSQHQIQMQQLLLQRHAQQHPQEQQQQRRQQKQQQCRENTDFTTTAQNGTPAADPPVRQNDTTASALSSKIYEDRMKITVQRDVSEEALMKQRLTESIGPLLESNPTSMLKSPARSSLASGQIFHRSAGGVSGSLQQAQVRSQSLLGSTQDLKAETNVALNLRAAGADGSLFGAPGSNQAGNNLTLKGWPLTGLEHIRSGLFQHKSYMHQAQPLQHQLQFLTPQQQQQILLQVQAQQNVTSPGDMDNRRLRMLFSSRNLVPGRDGQSNAFTEIVPSVGQSLQNMCLPTQRAETDMLMKKIAALQQQQQSNNPQQLLQHPLLSQQQQSSNYLAGEQEKMGAGIVTVAFAGNEQISKNQNGRKRKHPISSSGPANSSGTTNTAGASPSSTPSTPSAHSPGETISTPLQHQNASSCTALVAHGSEGLVLPIGSPANQLVDMDRYVEDGSMEDNLEPFLSHNGTNPRAAGSHCISSGKGYILREVSSAQASTSSVLCCHFSSDGKLIATGGHDKKVFLWNADNLKQKSMLEEHSLLITDVRFSPSTPHLATSSFDKTVRVWDAANHDYSIRTFTGHSASVMSLDFHPNKDDLICSCDGDNEIRFWSIKHGNVVRIFKGGSTQLRFQPRYGGYLATVSDNVVSILDVETQTCVRRFESHTKGVDSVCWDPTGEYVVSASEDTVKVWSLNDESFVNELSCGGRKFTSCTFHPTYPSLLIIGCYQSLELWDMSENRSMTIAAHDSLVSALASSSSGLVASTSHDKYVKLWR; via the exons ATGGCGCAGAATGTGTGGGAGGCAGACAAGAT CAGGTTGGATTCCTACATTTATGATTACCTGCTGAAGAGGAACCTGCAGAACACGGCGAAGGCGTTCCTAGCCGAAAGCAATGTGCCTTCCGCTCCTGTTTGTGAGTGCTGTG CGATCGATGCACCAGGGGGTTTTCTCTTCGAATGGTGGTCGGTTTTCTGGGACATCTTCATTGCAAGGACGAATGAGAAGCATTCTGATTCTGCTGCTTCTTACCTTGAG TCGATTAAAGCACGGGAGCAGCAGCAACAATCACAGCACCAGATCCAGATGCAACAACTCTTGCTACAGAGGCATGCACAACAGCATCCgcaagagcagcagcagcaacggcGGCAGCAGAAGCAACAGCAGTGCAGGGAAAACACTGATTTTACAACTACTGCCCAGAATGGTACTCCTGCTGCTGATCCACCAGTGCGACAAAATGATACAACTGCAAGTGCTTTATCTTCAAAGATATATGAGGATAGGATGAAAATTACTGTTCAGAGGGACGTTTCAGAAGAGGCTCTAATGAAG CAAAGGCTCACTGAAAGCATTGGCCCATTACTGGAATCAAACCCAACTTCAATGCTAAAGTCACCTGCAAGATCATCTCTAGCTTCAGG GCAAATCTTCCATAGATCGGCTGGTGGCGTGTCCGGTTCATTACAGCAAGCTCAGGTCAGGAGCCAGTCACTTCTGGGATCAACACAG GATTTGAAGGCAGAAACAAATGTAGCTTTGAACCTGAGAGCTGCAGGTGCAGATGGATCACTATTTGGAGCACCAG GCTCTAATCAGGCGGGGAACAATTTGACCTTGAAAGGGTGGCCTCTCACA GGTTTAGAACATATTCGGTCTGGGCTTTTCCAGCACAAATCTTATATGCACCAAGCCCAACCATTACAACACCAGCTCCAGTTTCTCACtcctcagcagcagcagcaaattCTGCTTCAAGTTCAAGCACAACAAAATGTCACTTCACCTGGAGACATGGATAACAGACGACTTCGGATGCTTTTTAGCAGCCGAAACTTGGTTCCTGGGAGAGATGGTCAATCAAATGCATTCACTGAAATTGTTCCCAGTGTTGGCCAGTCATTGCAAAACATGTGCTTACCTACACAGCGTGCTGAGACAGATATGCTGATGAAG AAGATAGCAGCtctgcagcaacaacaacagagTAACAATCCGCAACAGCTACTCCAACATCCATTACTGAGTCAGCAACAACAAAGCTCAAATTATCTTGCAGGCGAGCAGGAAAAAATGGGTGCTGGAATTGTAACGGTGGCTTTTGCTGGAAATGAACAG ATTTCTAAGAATCAAAATGGGCGAAAGCGCAAACATCCTATCTCCTCGTCTGGCCCAGCTAATAGCTCTGGTACTACAAATACTGCTGGCGCTTCCCCCAGTTCAACACCCTCAACTCCTTCCGCACATTCTCCAGGAGAGACCATATCAACACCACTGCAGCACCAAAATGCAAGCTCATGTACGGCTTTAGTTGCTCACGGTTCTGAGGGCCTGGTGCTGCCAATAGGATCACCAGCCAACCAACTT GTTGATATGGATCGCTATGTGGAGGATGGCTCCATGGAAGATAATTTAGAACCATTCTTGTCACATAACGGCACAAATCCAAGAGCTGCTGGCAGCCATTGCATCAGTTCTGGAAAAG GATATATCCTTCGAGAGGTTTCTTCAGCCCAAGCAAGCACAAGCAGTGTTCTTTGTTGTCATTTCTCATCAGATGGAAAATTAATTGCTACTGGAGGtcatgataagaag GTTTTCCTGTGGAATGCTGACAATCTGAAACAAAAATCAATGCTAGAGGAGCATTCTCTGCTCATAACTGATGTGCGCTTCAGCCCAAGCACTCCACACCTTGCCACCTCTTCATTTGACAAAactgtgagggtttgggatgcCGCTAAT CATGATTATTCAATTCGTACATTCACTGGGCACTCAGCATCTGTTATGTCACTTGATTTCCACCCAAACAAGGATGACCTCATTTGTTCTTGTGATGGGGACAATGAGATACGATTCTGGAGCATCAAGCATGGAAATGTTGTCCGAATTTTCAAG GGAGGTTCGACCCAGCTGAGATTCCAGCCTCGTTATGGAGGATATCTTGCAACAGTTTCAGATAATGTAGTCTCTATCCTGGATGTGGAGACACAAACTTGTGTGAGGAGATTTGAG AGCCACACTAAGGGTGTTGATTCCGTGTGCTGGGATCCCACTGGCGAATATGTGGTGTCTGCCAGTGAAGACACAGTGAAGGTGTGGTCTCTGAACGATGAGAGCTTTGTGAATGAGCTTAGCTGCGGCGGGAGAAAGTTCACTTCATGTACTTTCCATCCTACATATCCATCCTTGCTTATCATTGGCTGTTACCAG TCTCTGGAGCTGTGGGACATGTCAGAGAACCGGAGCATGACCATTGCAGCGCACGACAGCCTCGTCTCAGCTTTGGCCTCGTCAAGCTCCGGCCTGGTTGCTTCCACAAGCCATGACAAGTATGTCAAGCTGTGGAGATGA